CATCACGTCAGCCACAtgagaatataatttaaaagtcTGGCTCTGCTTTATTTCTGTTGATTATTCAGATATACTGACACAGGCCTGACCCTCACCATATCTCCAATAACATGGTTGTCCCTGTGTTCAGTTCGGTTGACTCCCAAGATGCCAAACACAACAAAGACCATTGCCCCGGTGTCGACCAGAGGACGCACCGCTGGGTGGCCACATGCACCGCCGCTGCATGGGTTGAAGCCAAACGTTTTGGATGGTTTCGTTCTGGCAGCAGATGAGGGAtctttgaaaaaataaccaGAGACAAATCTCTAAATggcatttatttatacagtgtaaaaatacagtatgtgggcAACTGGAGTGATGTGGAAAAATCCTCCAGTGGGTTCAGAGAGTGCCACTTTAAGAAGCTATATTTGAAAAAAGTGTCAAATCAGAgaattttctctatttttaagACACAGTGTGACACATGCAGTGCGAAAACTGTTTTCCTGATGGGCTAACAAACCATCTTTATGTTAATGATGCTTTCTGACACTAGCTCGCTCACCACTGGGGAGAGGAGTATAAAAGGTTCCCTGTGTGGGTCCATCAGGCCCAGAACTGACGCCGCAGCCAGGCGGGTTGACACACACTCGGCTGGGATGAGGGCTCAGGCGGCGCTGGGCAAAGCACAGTCTCCTAGGAGGAGAAAGCAGAGGTGAAATGACAGATTGTCCACTAAAACAACGTAACAGTCCATCTCACTTTTACTCTGATTTCCTCATTTGTGTTTcacctgctgtgctgctgtggaGACGATGCTGCATAAAAAGAAAACTCTGGCGTCCAGCCATGACGGGGGTCACATGAGGCGGATGTGATCATCCAGCTGGGGTACGGGTGGTACACatgggaaacacacactgtcattcTGGTGGTGTAATTGCTGCGGGGCTGATTATAAGCCtattcagataaaacaagattAGTTATAAGCCGCTTTAGTGGCGGATATCACAGTTGGGAGATATAACGttacaaattatataaaataaaattattaagtTGACTTTTATTGCTCTCTAACCTGAAATGATGACACCTCTTCATGCTCTATGCCGCACAGTTTCCACGGAGAGGGAGTGCTGGTGTTAAGGGAGAAGCGGTAAAGGGTTGTAGAGGCTCTGAGGTCCAACTTTGATATGTACACTGTAAGTAAAGAGcctaaaaaaaagtacaaagtgcaatatttcaaaatagTGGAATAGGTTTTAAATAAGGAGGGAGAGGATATTtatgtgttgaatgttttaCCTGTTTGGTTGGTGCTTGAATTTGGTTTTACTGAGCTCCGAGTAGCAGTGGAGGTTGTTGTGCTCGGCGTCTGCTGATGTGTAGAAAACTTAAATGCTGACGAGGAAGTGTGGGTGTACAAAGGGTGGGGCTTTTCCATGAACACACCTGCAGGACACAACGTgcatttcagatatttattttggatCTCTGAGGTTagctggcagtgtgtttccatcactgccaCAGTCTCACCTGAGCACATAGGGCAGGAGATGCCTTGACCGCTAAGGTTGCTCCTCAGAGCCAGCAGAGTCTGGAGGTTTGTGTCCCGGCGGAACAGAAGGGGGGCGTGGGTGGCCGGCCTCAGGAGACAGCAGCACCCGGCAGATAAGAGCAAAACCAAGAGGAAGACACCTGGGCCGACGGGAAGACAATGATAAACAATGGCAGAGAGGAGGGTCTGATGGAGTAGATAGAGAAGCTGAGGGACAGATCAGGAACAAGGATCAATTACAGTCATTCCTGAAAAGAAGGAGGATGAATACTCCATGATAGGCGATTGCTCTTCCCCTCAGGCCGGACACAGATCCAATACAGTTCTTATTTGAGCTGCAGGTTACTCTCATGTCTAAATCATAGATCAAGAGCTTGacagatataaaggctgattctcCCTGAAGTTTAGGTTCCTGAATATAAATTGAGCTTAGCCGTATCAAAATCCCTTGTGAGTTCTCAGAGTTTATAGCAAGTCTCACCTAGAATGGCTTTTCGTCTCTCCACAGCTGGCTCTGCCAATAAGTGCTTCAGGGCCCACTGGAGATTTGTGCTCACCACACCCACATGCTGCTGCCCTGGAGGGGACAGAGGTGTCTCCACTGACAGAGAAAGAATGGCTGCATCACCGTCTGTGTCACAGGAGCCTGGCCGAGACAAAGACAGGGGCTGAGTGGTGCCTGGACAGCAGCGTTTTACAGCCTGGACTCATTCCCTTTCCCATTCTCCCCCAATCATTCATTCAATGCTAGGGAGATAATAATCTCACCTGGCTCCATCTCCACTGACAGAAGTGCCACATCATCATCCTCGTCTGACAAAGGGCCGTGGCTGGCTGACAGGCCCGAAAACAGCTTCCAGCTtcagagggaagaggaagttTAGGGAGAGAGACAGCTGAAGGGATTACATCTCGCCTGTGGTGTCGTGCAGCATGCACAAATAACATCTCACACAACAGTAAGAAATGCCTTACCAATTCAACCAGGCATGTTCCTGAGGCTCCACACTCTCAGTCCAGACACACAGGGTGGCTGGCATAAGGATGGACACCCAAAGCCAGCAGCAGCTGACAATGAGGGCCATGAATAGGCCAAAGTCATGCACGGCTGGGATCTAGGTGTCAGTTAAACAAAGCACAGTGTAAAGGACCTAGAAACATTCAATTTGTGCTTATCGCATAAAAATGGCTGTCTGCTGAGAGAGGCACTTCTATTCATCCATAGCAGGGGAGTCATTTATACTTCTTGTACAGATCCTGTTAAGGACTGCATTTTTCTTCTTACCTGAGAGAAGGTGTTAGCAGCATAGGCAGCTGCAGTGGTGAAGGAGGTGAGGAAAGTAGCTCGGCCAGCTGTTTTAATTGTGTAGATCATGCGCTGCTGTGGCTGGCGCAGATGAGAAGCCTGTCTAAAGGTGCTGATGAACACAAATACGTCATCCACCCCTGAACAACAGTGAGAGAACAAAAGATCTGCTTTATTACATATTatggtaaatgtactgtaaaaaggTGTTTTTGCAACCTTTATAGGAATAGTTCTGACAGCCGGTAGCTTTACTTATATTGGTTTAGCTACACGGCTTTTGGAGGTTGTTGTTTTACGGGggtttatgtgctggactatttcttggcctggTGCTGTTACTTCCTTAAGTCTCTGCTCGTTgcctcacagtgatgacaagacttcaggaagctAGTGTTCCGGCCAAGAAATCCATCACAAACCttcccataaaaccacaacatgttgtttttcacacttcgttttttgtacggattaaacaaacaacatattacgtgttaatttgtgagctttagagatgttggTAGGCGGATATTGTCACTGTTGCACAGACCCATGCTAGCTATTTTctccagtttccagtctttatgctaagctaagctaactggctgctggctataagcatcatatttaacatacagacatgagagtgggatcgatcttctcatctgttcccaaaatttcaaacaattcctttaatCAAAAAATTGGTGTATTTCTTTTCCCTTACCAATACCGATAATGACAAAGGCTGCAACTCCATTGAGAATGCCCAGGTACCTCACGCCAAAGACAACATGGTATAAGAAAAGAGCCATCAAGCAGCTCAGTCCGATGCTAGCGAGTCCAAAGAAAGTCAGaaacactgcagagagacgATAAAACAAGGAACTTGTAAACATTCATATGCTACCAAATAACCGACTTTGACAGTTCATAGACTGAGATATGTACATGCCAATGCAAGTGGAATAAGGAACAGGTCATACTGTACCAGAAAAGGAGGTAAGGACATAGACGAGCACAGTAATGCAGGCTCCGCTGATGACAGCCAGCATCATATCATTGTGGAAGGTGTGTCTCACCTCATCATCAAACAGCTCTGTCCCCCCATACAGCACCTTCACCTGGCTGCGACGAGAAGGAAGCAGatacaaaacaacatcaaattTAAACTGCAACAAGGTGTAGTACATGTAAATAATGCAGCAAGATAAACCCCTGAAAGGAATGATGATGTACTGTAATAAATGGCCAATATTGCAGTAATTTTCTCCTGACCCGGTAGATTGCTTGGCCAGGATGTCTGCATACTGAACCACAAAGTTTTTGAAGCGAGATCTTTGCTCGTCAGCTCGGTCCTGCAGGGAGTAGTAGGAAGGAAGAGGAGCTCCGAAGTGGATCTCACTGCGTAAGAGAGAGGACGAGAGGTGCTCAGGGGACAGACTCTCATCCACGTACCAGTAGAACTGTGGGTGGGTGATGGCCAGACTTAGAGAACCTGGGAATACATACATGGCAAATCAGCACTGTTAGGAGGACTCTTACAGGTGTTCCTTTATGCTTGAAAGctgttctttgttctttctttcttcactgTGGACTCACCTTGAATATCAGCAAGATCGGGGCCCATGCCATCATAGTAtatcttccctcctctctcactgGGGTAGAGGTAAGACAGGAGTGAGCTGGGTGGGGAGCAGTAGGACGGTCCCAGTGGCAGATCCCTCAACATCTCCAGAGGCTTCCAGCAGAACTGGTGAAACTGCGGGTGCTGCATGAGCAGCCGCTCCACGTGGTGAATCGTCTGCAGGCGCTCTGGGGTGAAGATGTTGCGATCGCCCTCCCCTTGAGCCACAAACACCAGCTCGATCCTCCACAGAGCCTGGCTCTGCAAGTAGTAATTGGGAGCAAACCTGCGCCTCCTAATGAGCGGTAAAGTGGAGTTTCCATCCCATGAtctctcctcgtcctcctctgctctgtgaTTTAAGTTCTTGTGCTTCCCCATTTCCTTCTGACCCAAATCAGGCGCTGTCCTTTTATCTCTGCCCGCCGCGGCTCCTCTCCTCTGATCATCTCCTGCATGTAAAGGGTCGTTTCGAGGAGTGGAGGACCTCGTGCCCTCATTATCTGTCCTGTTGAACACTCTCTGTCTGCCCAGCTTCTCCAGCAGAAGCTCCCGCAGGGCCTCAGACTCGCTGTTATCTAAGCCTCGCCTACGCCTGTCCCAGGACCCCAGCTGAGTCTTTACAGCAATGGTGAGGGCGTCGAAGCGCTCGGCAGAGAAGTGACTGTGAACCTCAAAGGCACTGTAGGAGAGGTCTATGTCCAGAGGAGGGCAGTAGAGGAGCATGTAGGCAAACAGGGCACATGGCAGCAGGACAACTACCCCTATAATTACTCCACTGGCCCACGGCTGTGTGTACACCCACCCCACTGCCCTCCACAGCCCACACACCTCCCCAGAGaaacagctctgtcctgctgcgTGTGGTAGTCcatcctcttcctgctgctcctcctcctcatcttcctcccctccccAGCTGGTCTGAAACAGCAGCGGCTCATCGTCCACATCCATGCTGGCACCTGTCAGGGACACATAACACCACTTGATCATCGCTCACTTCAAGCAACACCCCTTTTTCTCCTCGGGCAGGTGAACACGAGCACAAAATAGATGTTTGAACTACCAGCAGCTGACATGGGCGTCAGACAAAATGAAGGACAAGGTAACTTCCAAAGTTGCACTGAGCGAGCAAGGATGTGTAAATTAAGTCTGTCCTCAAGCAGCTGTCAATGAAGGCAGCTCACATGGAGAAAACTGAGGAGGGGAgaccttttttttcctcaaggGCTTTTAAGAGAAAATGGTTGGCTGAGTCCTGCTTTAAGATGCTGATCACAAGAGCTTGAGGGTGAGACAGGCTAAAGGCTGTAATTTaattcttctctctgtcagcgtGCGCAAGCCATTATCTCCCTGAGAGAGTCTGCTGATGGCTTTCTACATATCAGCAGTCGAAGTAGATGTGTCTGCTCTGCAGCAAATTAAATCATCTCACTTGTCTAATTACTGACAAGAAGAGTGATTGGGATATTAGACAGAGTTGTGGAAAAAGAGAGGGTTTATCTCCTGTGATGGACAACCTTTGACTAATGGTGTCAATAGGTGGTTTTCTTGACATAAGATACTGCGGACGGTTTGTATTCACGTGCCAGTGAGCCACCAAACTGCAGCAATGTATCTATTCTCTTTAGAATAGTGCTTTAAGGTCAGGCAGGTATCTCAGTGAATCTTgattatgtgtaaaatatagttGCGCTCAGCTCTGTAGCTGAAGTGATAATCCATcataaaaaagaagaatttaCCAATTATACcatttaatcaatatttgtaaCAATGACCAAGCGTCCTGGCGTTAGAAAGCAGAGAAGAAAGACTCTTGAGAGACAAACTCTGGAGCTAAAAATTAACTGCAGGCTTGTTGATTTATGGgatttttgtttgtgctctTACACCTGAACGAACTTTATTTCATGGTAGTGctaaagaagaaaatgtgctCATGCCTGCTGCAGAACACACACCTCGTGTGCAGTCACTGTGTCCACAATGTCAGTCTCCAGTTCACTGGTAATGGAGCAGCTTATGGATGTGTTTCATGGCCACATCATTAACAGCCTTGGCTCTCTCACTT
This sequence is a window from Siniperca chuatsi isolate FFG_IHB_CAS linkage group LG5, ASM2008510v1, whole genome shotgun sequence. Protein-coding genes within it:
- the disp3 gene encoding protein dispatched homolog 3, with translation MGERGASGKKCLSLTLSPGQPEHGGDEIAEHKFSTLQVDPVGLNAPPVILVSSASGASMDVDDEPLLFQTSWGGEEDEEEEQQEEDGLPHAAGQSCFSGEVCGLWRAVGWVYTQPWASGVIIGVVVLLPCALFAYMLLYCPPLDIDLSYSAFEVHSHFSAERFDALTIAVKTQLGSWDRRRRGLDNSESEALRELLLEKLGRQRVFNRTDNEGTRSSTPRNDPLHAGDDQRRGAAAGRDKRTAPDLGQKEMGKHKNLNHRAEEDEERSWDGNSTLPLIRRRRFAPNYYLQSQALWRIELVFVAQGEGDRNIFTPERLQTIHHVERLLMQHPQFHQFCWKPLEMLRDLPLGPSYCSPPSSLLSYLYPSERGGKIYYDGMGPDLADIQGSLSLAITHPQFYWYVDESLSPEHLSSSLLRSEIHFGAPLPSYYSLQDRADEQRSRFKNFVVQYADILAKQSTGQVKVLYGGTELFDDEVRHTFHNDMMLAVISGACITVLVYVLTSFSVFLTFFGLASIGLSCLMALFLYHVVFGVRYLGILNGVAAFVIIGIGVDDVFVFISTFRQASHLRQPQQRMIYTIKTAGRATFLTSFTTAAAYAANTFSQIPAVHDFGLFMALIVSCCWLWVSILMPATLCVWTESVEPQEHAWLNCWKLFSGLSASHGPLSDEDDDVALLSVEMEPGSCDTDGDAAILSLSVETPLSPPGQQHVGVVSTNLQWALKHLLAEPAVERRKAILGVFLLVLLLSAGCCCLLRPATHAPLLFRRDTNLQTLLALRSNLSGQGISCPMCSGVFMEKPHPLYTHTSSSAFKFSTHQQTPSTTTSTATRSSVKPNSSTNQTGSLLTVYISKLDLRASTTLYRFSLNTSTPSPWKLCGIEHEEVSSFQAYNQPRSNYTTRMTVCVSHVYHPYPSWMITSASCDPRHGWTPEFSFYAASSPQQHSRRLCFAQRRLSPHPSRVCVNPPGCGVSSGPDGPTQGTFYTPLPSDPSSAARTKPSKTFGFNPCSGGACGHPAVRPLVDTGAMVFVVFGILGVNRTEHRDNHVIGDMGSIILDPDFDIFQEMGHLCKICKAISANRQLVKPGGAQCLPSGNKLSSILPLLHPDCHSLPEPNLLPGQLSHGAVGMHGGKVRWLSMAFESTTYKGKSSFQTYSDFLQWENFIQEQLASLPQSSALQRGFQTCEHWKQIFMEIIGVESALWSLLLSLAICVAAVSVFTAHPLLLLPVLITILGVICLVVAVMYWLGWEMGAVEAISLSILVGSSVDYCLHLVEGYLLAGETMPSTPGHNSEPLAERQRRTLQAVNHVGVAIVSSAITTVISTVPLFFCVIVPFAKFGQIVAINTAVSILFTLTVTVAMLACMAPAHFSRPPGAVLKASLAVMAAAALGAALCWVGGQLGALAWQSIST